A portion of the Candidatus Zixiibacteriota bacterium genome contains these proteins:
- a CDS encoding ribosome maturation factor RimP yields the protein MTGKLKDQIIELIERPLAEEGAELADITLSQYKSSATLRLFVYSEVGTSLDECARLSRLVGDLIDGTDLLESGYTLEVSSPGLDRPLKTARDFRFRIGEKVRLEFAEKGRKKITAEIVSVNDHQVEFKDESGLMSVGLAEIEKAKILF from the coding sequence ATGACCGGTAAGTTGAAGGACCAGATTATCGAACTGATAGAAAGACCGCTGGCCGAAGAAGGAGCCGAGTTGGCCGATATAACTTTGTCGCAGTATAAATCTTCGGCGACGCTTCGTTTGTTCGTGTATTCTGAAGTCGGGACATCGCTTGACGAATGTGCCCGGCTATCTCGACTGGTAGGCGACCTGATTGACGGAACCGACTTACTTGAAAGCGGTTACACACTTGAAGTGTCTTCTCCCGGTCTCGATCGTCCGCTGAAAACCGCGCGTGATTTCAGGTTTCGCATTGGCGAGAAGGTGCGCCTGGAGTTTGCCGAAAAAGGTCGAAAGAAGATCACCGCCGAAATAGTCTCGGTGAATGATCATCAAGTTGAGTTCAAAGATGAGTCCGGACTGATGAGCGTCGGACTCGCGGAAATAGAGAAGGCGAAAATTCTGTTTTGA